In the Terriglobia bacterium genome, TGCTGCTGTCGCGCCCAGTGCCGTTGAGATGGCTAACGTTGACGAACCGATTATCAGTTTTGAAGGCGACATAGTCCGGGGCCAATTCGTAAGCGAGGTGGCCGGGAAGAAGACTTACGTCACCGTGGCGGGCCATCTGGGATCGAAAAACGGATATGCGACTTTTGAGCCCACGGAATTCAAAGTGGGAGACCTGAAGGTGCCGGTATCGCTGGTCAACGACGCCCTACAGAAGAAAATGCTGGAACAGCAGGAGCGCCTGAAACTCCCGGATTTCGTCAGCGAGGTGCGGGTGGAGAACAGCCAACTGGTGGTGAAGCAGAAGTAGAAGTGATCACAAAAGCTTCAGGGTTTCAAAGCTCACCGGCGCCGCGCAGCGCAAGATGATCTTTGAAACCCTGAAAACTAGAAACTAGAAACCCGAAACTGAAACTGTCTTAGTTAGTTCTTGCCGGCTGCTGCGCCAGCGGCTTCGGCGACCCCGCTGGTTTGGGCTTGCCGAGCAGGTCGCGCATCTTCTCCACCATCACGCCCGATACCGCTCCCACCACCCGCATGCTGCCTCCGCCCCTGGTCGTCACCGGCGCAGCCTCCATCATCTGTTCGATCTGGTGTGCCAGATCCGCGGTCGGCCCGCCCTTGGTGACGAACACGTCGATGCACTCGCGCGGCGCATCTTTCGGCAGCCACGGCAATGCCGTCAGGATCAGCACCGGCACATCGGCGCGCATGTTTTTCATCTTCCGCGCCACTTGGCCACCGTTCATTTCCGGCATTTCATAATCGAGCACCACCGCATCCACGTCGTGCGAGCGGAAATAACGCAGCCCTTCTTTCGCGCTGCTGGCGGTGGTCACATGGAAATCGAAGGTCTCGAGCAGAATCTTGCGCACCTGCAAGCTCTGCTCATCATCGTCAATGCAAAGGACTTCCCGTTGCCGCATGTAATCTCCTTTGGCGTGGGCCCCGTCAAAAGCGGCATTCGCGCCAACCGAGGGGAGACTGCTCCCTGGGAACGGGGGCAGCGATTGAACATAGGGTGCTATGGCACCTCATGTGCCACATAAATGGTGCATTAGGCTCAATTACTTAGAGCGCGGCTGAGGGAAACTTCCAGGGAATTTTTACCTGATTTGGCAAAATTGTGGCGGCAAGCGGGCTAGCCACGGAGGACACTGAGGCCAAAGAAAATCGCAACATGAGACGGAGAAAGCGTGACCTCAGACAAGCCGGAATGCTGGATGACCGATAGGTTTCCTTCGTGATGCTGCCCTGTTATTTCTCTGTGACCTCTGTGGCTAAAGCATGCAACTCGGCACTCGGAACTCGCAACTACCATCCCGCCGCCCAGCGGTGCCCGCGCACGTCCGCCCCGGCCTTGATCACTCTACTACGAGTGTCGTACTCGATCATGGTTGGCGAACTCGAGTTTTGCCAGTCGCCCTGCATGATCAGCTTGTGACCCAGCGCGCGCAGCTCTTCGAGCGTTGATTCGTGGAAGCGGCTCTCCACCTGCAGGCCGAGCGGATTGTCGCCGTGGTCGTCGAAGGAGCTGTACATGGCCACCGAGTTGAACCGCGGCGCCTCCACCGCTTCCTGGGGCTGCATGCCAAACTCCATCACGTTCAGGAAAACTTGCAGCAGCGTCTGGTCCTGGCTGTCGCCGCCGGGGGTGGAAAATGCCAGCCACGGCTTGCCGTTTCTCAGCGCCAGGGTCGGCGTCAGCGTGATGCGCGGCCTTTTGCGCGGCCCGATCTGGTTGGGATGTCCCGGCGTGAGCACAAATGCCTGCGCGCGCTGCGTCAACGGAATGCCGGTGTCGGCGGCCATCATCGCCGGAATCCAGGCGCCGCTCGGGGTCGCCGAAAACATGTTTCCGTCCTGATCCATCACGTTGACGCAGGTGGTGTCCTGATGCTCCGCGTTGCGCATGCGCAAGCGGGCTTTGGCGAACTCCGCCGGCGCCTCCGCCTTCATCCGCTGCGGATCGCCGACGCGATGATCGGGCGACGCCAGCTTCGCGTTCATTAGCCCCCGCCGCACATTCGCGTATTCCTTCGAGATCAGTTGCGCGGGAATTTTGCTGACGTGCGGGTCGCCGTAATACGCGTCGCGGTCGGCGTACCCCAGCTTCATCGCCTCCACCACCGTGTGCACGTACTGCGGCGAGTTGTGCCCCATGCTTCTCAGATCGAAGGCCTCCAGCAGGTTCAGGTTTTGCAGGAACACCGGGCTCTGGCTCCAGTAGCTGACCTTATAAACGTCTGCGCCGCGGTAGCTGGTGGTCAGCGGACGCTCGACTTGCGCGCGAAACGAATTGATATCGCGCTCGCGCAGCAGGCATCCCACTTCCTCGCAGTACTTGGCGATCTTTTTCGCGATCGGCCCGCGATAGAAATAGTCCCGCACGGCATCAATCGCCGCCGCGCGCTTCCTCCGCTTGGCCTTTTTTTCCGCGTCCGCCATGGCTTGCAGCGTTTTTGCCAGCTCGGGCTGCGACCACACCGCGCCCTGTTCCACTGCCTTCCCCTTCGGCTTGTACACGCGCTCGGACGTCTTCCACTTCGAGTACGTCGGCTCGTGCTGCTGCAGCGTGCCGGCCAGGCGCTGGTCGGCGGGAAATCCCTGCGCCAGTTCGATCGCCGGCTCGATCACCTCGCTGAAGCTCATCGTGCCGAATTCCTCGAGCGCCACCAGCAGCCCGTCGATCATTCCTGGCACGATCGCGCTCAGCGGCCCGTAGGCGGGAATAATTCCGTTGCGTCCCTGGATCATCACCGGAAACGGCCCGCGGCGCGGGTCGTTGGCCGGCAGGTTCAGATAGAACGACGCCGTTGCCAGTTCCGGCGCGACGCCGGTGCCGTTGACCGCCACCACCGGCTTGCCCTTGAGCTTGATCAGGATTGGAACTTCGCCGCCCAGCCCGCAACTGGCCTGCTCCACCACGCCGGCCGCGAACACCGTCGCCACGCCCGCATCCACCGCGTTGCCGCCCTGGTGCAACATGCGCATGCCGGCCTCGACCACCAGCGGATGTCCCGCTACCACCACGCCTCGCCGCCCCATCACCTGCGGCTTCAGCGTGGTGGGTACAAAGCTGTGCGGCGTGTAGGAGCCCTTCTCGGTCATGTCGCCACTCCTTGAGAAAAATCTCAATTTACCACGATGCGCTTTTACCACCGAGACACCGGGACCACCGAGACGCACCGAGAAAACTTCTACAGAATTCTCGGTGACCCTCGGTGTCCTCGGTGACTCGGTGGTGAATTGGAATGTGAGCTAGAAGGCGATCTTCGTCAGTACTGCCAGCAGGACGAACCCGGAAATCAGTCCCAGCGACGGCGATTTCGAATCCGACTGCGCGTGGCTCTCCGGAATAAGCTGGTCCGACGCCACAAAAATCATCGCACCCGCCGCCAGCGCCATGCCGAAGGGCAGCATGCCGTCGAGCTTGCTGGCGAACCACACGCCCACCGCGGCCGCCAGCGGTTCGGTCAATCCCGATAGCGACGCCCACGCGATCGCCCGTGCTCGCGAGAACCCGGCGGCGCGCAGCGGCATGGCCACCGCCAATCCTTCGGGAATGTTTTGCAGCGCGATCGCGATCGCCACAATTGCGCCCAAGCCTTTCGTCCCGCTACCGAATGCGACGCCGATGGCCAATCCTTCCGGCACGTGATGCAGCGTGAGCGCCGCTGCCATCAGTATTCCCAGCTGTTTGCTGCGCCCGGTGATTTGCGGCGCGAAGTGCGGCTCCAAGTGTGGCACGGCGAGTTCCAGAAGGTACACCAGCAACGCACCGCACAGCAGTCCCAGTGCCGCCGGCACGATCCCTTTGCGCGACAGCGCCGGCCACAGCAGCGTGATCGAGCCGGCTGCCAGCATCACCCCCGCCGAGAATCCCAGCAGGGTGTCGTACAGGCGGCGCGAAATGCGCGGCAGCAGCGCGATCATCACGCCGCCCAGGCCCGTCGCCAGGCCCGCCAGCAAACTCGCTACCAGCGCCGCTTTCATGAATCCCTATTCCTCAGAATCACTCCTCGACAAAAACGCCCGGCTTTGTTCGCCGGGCTTACTTCCGCATTGGCTAATGGCTAATAGCTAATAGCTAATGGCTAACAGCTAATACGCAAACCCATCCGGCTGGCTCACGGCTCCGATCCTGACCTGGTGATCGATGTACACCCGCCCGGCGTGCAGCGCTTCTTCGTTCATCTTCACCAGGTTCGGCTTTTTCACCATCGTCTCGATCACCGCCATCGCGGTCTCCGGCGACAGGCACTCGGTTTCCTCCAGCAGCGCACCCAGCATGACCACGTTGGCCACCTTTGCGGACCCGAGCCGGTCGGCAATCTCCGACGCCGGCACGCAGACCACCCGCGCGTGCGTGATCACAAAATCTTCCGGGAGACTGTCGCGGTTGTAGAGGATCAGTCCCCCGGGCGCCACTGCGGGCGCGAACTTGCGCAGCGACTGCTCGGTCATCGCCACCAGCACTTCCGGATGCGTGACCAGCGGCGATCCGATCCGCTCCTGCGACAGGCACACGTGACAATGGGCGCTGCCCGAGCGCATCTCCGGCCCGTATGACGGCAGCCAGCTCACCTCCATGTGCTCGCGCATGCCCATCTCCGCCAGCAGGACGCCCAGCAGCAGCACGCCCTGGCCGCCGAACCCGGCCACCTTGATGGTGCACTCCTTGCCATGGTGGTGGGGCTCGGGTCCCTGACTTGCGTCTTCTGTCAGCTCCAGCGCTTCAGCGACGCTCTTCTGCGGCACGTCGATCTTCGGGATCTCAACTTTGCGGTCGCGCAACACGCCCAGCGGAAACACCGGAATCATTTTTTCCGCCACGAACTTGCGGGCTTCCACCGGGTCCTGTTTCCAGATCGTCGGGCACGGTGACAAGATTTCCACCAGCGAAAATCCCGCGTTATCGCGCTGCAACTCCAGCGCCTTCCGGATCGCCTTGCGCGCCCGCATGATGTTCTTGTTGTCGGAAAGCGCCACCCGCTCGATGTACACCGGCGCTTCCAGCGTCGCCAGTAATTCCGAAACGTGCAGGGGGAAGCCTTCGTTCGACGGGCGCCGTCCCCACGGGCTGGTGGTGGAGGTCTGCCCCACCATGGTCGTGGGCGCCATCTGCCCGCCGGTCATCCCATAAATCGCGTTGTTGATGAAGAACACCGTGATCTTCTCGCCGCGATTGGCGGCGTGCACGATCTCCGCCGTTCCGATCGCCGCCAGGTCGCCATCGCCCTGGTAGCTGATCACGATCTTGCCGGGGCAGGCGCGCTTGATGCCGGTCGCCACCGCCGGCGCCCGCCCGTGCGCCGCCTGCACGTTGCCGGTATTGAAGTAGTAGTAGGCGAAGACCGAGCAGCCCACCGGGCTGACAAAGATGGTCCGCTCCTGCAGCCCCAGTTGCTCAATCGCCTCGGCGATCAGCTTGTGCGCCACTCCGTGCCCGCAGCCCGGGCAGTAGTGGGTTTGGTGTTGCAGTTCGCCCTTGCGATCATAGCGGTCGTAGAAGACCGGCGACTTCTCGTGAAGAATCTCGTATTCCGCCACTGCTAGCCTCCGCCTTCAATCGGCAATCGACAATCGGCAATGCTTTTACTGACCACTAGCCACTGACCACTGACCACTGTTCTCACACTTCCGCTCCCACGCACTCCAGCATGCGCGCGTGTACTTCCTCGACCGACGGCACGTTCCCGCCGATGCGCGAATACAATTCGACCGGCACCTTGCCGTTGACCGCCAGCCTCACGTCCTCCACCATCTGGCCGGTGCTCATCTCTACCGTCAGCACCGTCTTGCAGCGCGTCGCCGTCTCCAGCAGCGCGTGCGAGGGGAACGGCCACAGCGTGATCGGACGGAACAACCCCGCCCTGACCCCGCGGGCACGCGCCTCGTCCACCGCCGAGCGCAGCACTCGGGACACGATCCCGTATCCAACTACCAGGATCTCGGCGTCGTCAGTGCGGTAGGTTTCATGCCGCGGCTCGAGCTGCTGCGCCAGCTTGTACTTCTGTTCCAGCTTGCGCTCGTGTTTCTCCAGGTCGTCGGGCTCGAGATAGATGGATGAGATCAGGTTGTGCTGCGTTTCCGGCGTGCCCTTCACCGCCCACGGCTTTGCCCGCTCCGTGCTCTCGATTTCTTCCAGCTCGATCGGCTCCATCATCTGCCCGACAAAGCCGTCGGTCATCACGATCACCGGGTTGCGATAGCGGTCGGCGAGATCGAAGGCGAGCATCGTCAAATCGGCCATCTCCTGAACCGACTCCGGCGCCAGCACCAGGTTGTGATAATTTCCGTGCCCGCCGCCCTTGACCATGGCGAAGTAATCGCTCTGCTCCGGCGCTATGTTTCCCAACCCCGGCCCACCGCGCACCACGTCCACGATCACGCACGGCAGCTCGGAGCCGCACAGGTAGGAAATTCCCTCCTGCATCAGGCTCAGCCCCGGTCCCGAGGACGCGGTCATCACCCGCACGCCCGCGGAAGCCGCCCCGTACACCATGTTGATGGACGCGACCTCGCTCTCCGCCTGCACGAAGGTCCCGCCGACCTCCGGGATGTAGAGCGCGGCGTATTCGGCAATCTCGCTGGCCGGCGTGATGGGATATCCGTAATAGGCGCGGCAGCCCGCCAGCACCGCGCCCTTGACCACCGCCACGTTGCCCTTACACAGATGCCGCATGGGTGGCCTCCACCGCGCGCGCAGGCGCCGGCATCCGGTACACCGTGATCGCGCCCGGTTCCGGGCAGCAGTAGAAGCAGATGCCGCACCCGGTGCAGCCCTCGCCGGCGTAGGCCGCCGGATGCGCTCCGTAGGCGTTCAGCTCCGCCGCCAGCGACAAGCACTTCGGCGGGCACGAATCCACGCACAAGCCGCAGCCCTTACATTCTTCAATGTTGATCTTCACCTTGCCGCGCGACACAGCCGCCATCATTCACCTCGCCGTTAATCTGCTGATCTAGTGATTTGTGATGGAGTGATTTCGATGGGGCCGCATCGCCGCGGCGCTGCGGCGCTGCCAATCGCTAAATCACAAATCACTAAATCACTCAATGCGTCCTGACAGCTTACTCCTGAAGCCCGAAGCCTAAGTCACCGCCGCCAGCGCCACGTGGTTCCTGTGCAGCCACTTGGTGCGCTCGCAGTATTCGAACAGCGAATTGCGGAACTTCGGGTGGGCAATCGAGATCAGCGCCTCAGCCCGCTGCCGGATCGTCTTGCCGTGCAGGTAGGCGATGCCGTACTCGGTCACCACGTACCTGGTCAGGCCGCGCGAGGTGACCACGCCCGCGCCCGGGTCCAACATGGGCGTGATCCGCGACACGGTATCACCCTTCGCCGTCGCCGGCAGCGCGATGATCGGCTTTCCGCCCTTGGACCGCGAGGCCCCGCGGATGAAGTCCACCTGCCCGCCGATCCCGCTGTAAAACTGCGTGCCGATGGAGTCGGCGCACACCTGCCCCGTCAAATCCACCTGCAGCGCCGAGTTGATGGCGATCATTTGGTCGTTGCGCGCGATCTGCATCGGGTCATTAGTGAAGGCATTCGGCCGGAATTCGAAAATCGGGTTTTCGTTGACATAATCGAACAGCCGTTTGCTGCCCAGCACGAACGACACCACGATCTTGCGCGGCAACAGCGTTTTGCGCCGGCCGGTCAGGGCGCCCGAGTCGATCAGCGCGATCACTCCGTCGCTCACCAGTTCGGTGTGCACGCCCAGGTCCTGGCGGTCGGTCAGGTAGGCCAGCACCGCGTCGGGGATGCCGCCGATGCCGGTTTGCAGCGTCGAACCATCCTCGATCAGCGTTGCCACGTGCTTGGCGATCGCCCGGTGCGTGGGCGTGATCTCGACTTTCGGCGCCTCGCACAGCGGGCGCGACGTTTCCACGAAGGCATCGATCTGGTCGATGTGCAGAAAGCAGTCGCCGTAAGTGCGCGGCATCTGGTCGTTGACCTGCGCCACGGAGTATTTGGCGCAGCGCACCGCCGTCATGGTGGTGTCCACGCCCACGCCCAGCGAGCAGTACCCATGCTGGTCCGGCGGCGAGACCTGGATCAGCGCCACGTCCACCCGCAGTTGGCCGCAGTCGATCAGCCCCTCGATTTCGCTCAGGAACACCGGCGTGTAGTCGGCGCGGCCGTCGTTGACCGCCTCGCGCACGTTCCCCCCGATGAACATGGCGTTGTGGCGGAAGTGCCCCGCCATCTCCGGCGCGACATAAGGCGCGCTTCCCATCGTCATCAGGTGGATGATCTCGACGTCGCGCACAAACGGGGCCCGTTCCATCAGCGCTTCCACCAGCACTTCCGGCTCGGCGCATCCCGGGTGGATGTACACCCGCATCCCCGATTCGACGCAGCGCAGCGCGTCCCCCGCGTTCATCAGCTTGCGTTTGAAATTAACGGACCATGACATGTGCGACCTCGGCTTCCTCTTTGGCTGCCCTGGACTGTTCGTAACCCTGGGCCGCGTAGTACATCGCGCGGTCGAAGAACTGCTCCAGCAACTCCATCATTTCCAGCTCGCCCAACACTTGCTTCGGCTTCTCGATGTTCGCTTCGTGCTTCAGGAAGTCCCACAGGTGCTCCCGGGTGAGGATGATGGCGTACATCAACTCGCTCAGCAGCACGCCCTGCCGCTCGCGTTGCATGCCGATCTCGACGTAACGGCGCGCCACGTCTTCTTCCTTCTTGCTCAGCAGCCATTCCCCCAGGTGGTCGTACACTTCGTAGACCCGTTGCCGAAATTCTTCGCGCGGCACCCGCTTGAAGGTGGCGCACTTCTCGCAATTCTGCAGTTTGATCAGCATGGTTTCGGCCAGCCGGTCGGAATGGTTCTCAATCAGTTGCACCAGGTTTTTTGCCAGCGACATCACTTCTCTCCTTCGTCGTCCCCGGAGAGCAGCCGTTGCGCCGCCTCCGTGTTCCAGCGTGCGCCGGCCATCAACGGGACAGCGCGTGCTCCATCTTGTGCGCCGACTCGCCGGCGGCTTGCGCCTGTTCGTACCCCAGCGCGGCGTAGTACATGGCGCGGTCGAAGAACTGTTCCAGCAGCTCCATCATTTCCAGCTCGCCGAACACTTCCACCGGCTTCTCGATATTGGCTTCGTGTTTCAGGTACTCCCACAGGTGCTCGCGGGTCAGCATGATGGCCTCCATCAACTGGCTCAGCGGCACACCCTGCATCTGGCGCCGCTTCCCAATCTCGGTGTAGCGCCGCGCGATGTCCTCTTCTTTTTTCCCCAACAGCCACTCGCCCAGGTGGTCGTACAATTCGTAGACTCGCTGCTCGAATTCCTGCGACGGCACCTTGGTGAAGTCGGGGCACTTGTTGGAAGTCTGCAGTTTGACCAGCAGCCCCTTGGCCAGCCGGTCGGCATGGGTTTCAATCAGCCTGACTAAGCGATACGCCAGCAGCATAACCGCCTCCTTGCTTCAAGAAAGGCCTGGTGAGCGGACCTGCTGCCTTCCGGTTCACCAAGACGGTTTTCATTTTGGGTGCCAGCGTTCCTGTTTCTGGGGCCCACATCCCTTAACATCAAAGTGTGGGCTGACACCGCGTTTTTGGCCGTGATATTCATCACAAGTACTCGTGACAACGCTCACTTTTGGCCCTGCCCCTGACCCGAGACATCGTCATCTTCAGTCCTTGCAGTGTTTCTCAAAATGGGCGTGATCCCAAGTCCGCGCCCGGGGGGGGCAGCCTTGAGCTTGTCGAAGGGACGGGGGCGTCCCCCTTGCTTACTGGGACTACCGATCACCGATTGCCGACCACCCACCAGACACAAATTGCGAGCCTCCTCGGCTCGCAATTCGGGACTCGGGACTGGGAACTTGCAACTCATGGCGAAGGCCCGTTCCATCCCTAGCTCAAGAAGAATTCCCGCGTCAGCTCGGTCCAGTTCTGCTCCGGCATCTGTGCCGTCAAGTTGTCCATGGCCACGCCGCCGTCCTGCGCCAGCGCGCCCAGCACCGCCGGCACCCGCTTCTGCAGCCGGCTGGCGGCTTCTTCCGTCCACCACCGCGCCAGCGCCCCGCTCATCAGGTTGCGGAAGTTCGTCTTCGCATCCGGCGACTGCACCGTCACCAGCCAGCCTTCGCCGTACGGGTCCTGGCGCGCCAGTTCCGGCTTCAGCACCAGCGCATCGTTGATGTCCGCCACGCTGCCCTCGATCGGCGACAGCATGTCCACCTTGGCGCCGTCGCGATACACGCTCGCCAGCTTCTGACCCTGCCGGATCCACTGCCCGCGCTGCGGGAGCGACAGCCGCTCCACCTTCCCCATCAGCTTGCTGGCGAAGTCGTCCACCCCGACCCGCACCAGGCTCGGGCTCTCGCTCAGCGCCCAGGTGTGTCCCGGGTGATAGCGCAGGTTGTCCGGCACCTTGAACCCGCCTACCAGGCTGGGCTGCAACGGCGCCACGATCTCGCGCGCTACTGCCGGCTGCACTGCAATCTGCAGCGCCGGCTTCTTGCTGAAGAAGTGATCGATGAGTAGGAACATGATGAAGGTCGAGAGAACCAGGATGACTGTCATATGCTTGCCTCCGGCGGGCCTTTCTTGCTCCGCTACGGGCCGTTCGCCACTTTTCATTAAGGCAATCGCCATGCCACGACACACCAGGCCTGCCGAACCCTCCGCATCGTTTGTCTATGTACCGTAAAACGAATGAGTTGCGCGCTGCGGACGGGAGCGCATTGAACTACTGCTGATGATTTCTACAACGCCGCCTTGATGAGCTTTTCAGCGGCCATTTCGGCTACAATCTCCTTCGCGCATCCAGCAGTAACGGCGAATCAATGACTTACGCTTGTCCCGCCGCCTGCTGATTTCCTCTACAGCGACTGTTGCATTCTTCCGCAACGCAGAGCACGAGCGTGTAATTCATTGCGAATCACAGAAAATAAATGTGATCCCGTCTATAACGACGTTCTCGGCGTCAACGGCGAAGTGTGGCCTGATCGCTCTTTGACACCGGCGACATCGCTATAGACGGGATAACATCCGTTAGAATCCAGCATGCCCGGACACCCTGCAGTGATCGTCCGCATGCGATCGTGCAACCGGGCTCTCTCGGAATGGTGTTAGGTAACAACGCGACGGCGAAGCAGTCGGATATCCCGCCTCCCCACCCTCTGCGCGAGGTCGCGCTCGCGCTCCTGAAGATCGGCGTCACCGCGTTCGGCGGGCCGCCCGCGCACATCGCCATGATGGAAGACGAGTGCGTCCACCGCCGGCGCTGGCTCACCCGCGAGCGCTTCCTCGATTTCCTCGGCGCCGTCAACCTCCTCCCCGGGCCGAACTCCACCGAAATGGCGATCTATCTCGGTTACGTGCGAGGCGGCTGGGCCGGACTCATCCTGGGTGGGGCCTGCTTCATTGTTCCTTCCGCCATTCTTGTCACCGCGCTCGCCTGGGCGTATGTGCGCTTCGGGGCCCTGCCGCAGATGAACGCGTTCCTTTATGCGGTGAAGCCGGTGATCGTCGCCATCATCGCGCGCGCGCTGTGGCGCTACTCGGTCACGGCGCTCAAGACGCCCGTGCTGGTGACGATCGCCATTGCCGCTACCGTCGTCGGGTATTTCGTCCCGCACCCGTTTGGGCTGCTGGCTGCCGCCGCGCTGGTGGCCGCCGCGTTGGAAGCCATGCGCCACCCCATCCGCGATGTGCGCGCCGGGCTTCTTCTTCTGCTGCCGCCAGCCGCCGCCGCTCCCGCGGTCGGGCTGGCGCCGCTGTTCTTCTATTTCCTGAAGGTCGGCGCCGTGCTGTTCGGCAGCGGGTACGTCCTGTTCGCCTTCCTGCGCACCGACTTGGTGGACCGCTGGCACTGGGTGACCAACTCGCAATTGCTCGACGCCATTGCCGTCGGACAGGTGACGCCGGGTCCGATTTCCACTGCCGCGACCTTCCTCGGCTACATCCTGGCGGGACCGCTGGGCGCGCTGGTGGCGACGATTGCCATGTTTCTCCCGGCCTTTGTTTATGTCGCGATCAGCGAGCCGCTGGTGCGCGTGCTGCGCCGCTCGCGCATTGCCGGCGCAGCCCTGGACGGAGTCATCGCCGGGTCGGTGGCGCTGATCGCGGTGGTCACGCTTCAGCTCGGGCGGGCCGCCGTCGTCGACCTGCCGGCCATCCTGATTTTTCTCGTGAGCTTCGCCGTCCTGACCTGGACGCGTCTGAACTCCGCGTGGCTGATTCTGGCAGCAGGAATATTCGGGATGCTGGTTCTGAAGCGTTGACAGGGTCTATCGGTCTGTCCGACAGTTCTTCGGCGATCTCCAACACCGGCTGGGGATGCAGTTGGGACTACGACCGCTACGGCAACCGCTGGCACCAAAACGCCTACAACGGCTCGTGCCCGACGCCAACATTCAGCTTCACCCAGCAGAACAACCGTATTGACGGCTACAGCTACGATGCTGCGGGCAACCTGCTTTCGGGCGGCACGCATACCTATGTTTACGACGCCGAGAACCGGATCGTTTCGGGAGATAATGGCAGCTTCACATACGTTTATGACGCGCAGGGGCGCAGAGTGAAGCGGACCGGGACAGAGAACGTGGAGTACCTGTACGACCTCGGCGGCAGCGCCGTAACGACGCTGAGCGCGTCGGATGGATCGTGGATTCGCGGCGAGATTTACGCTGGCGGGCACCATATTGGCACGTACGCGGACTCGACCACCTACTTTACCCATGCGGATTGGTTGGGGACCGAGCGCGCGCACACGCAAATGGATGGAGGCCTGCACCAATGGTGCACGAATCTGCCTTTCGGCGACGCGCAAAATTGCACAGGAAGCGATCCGAGCCCACGCCACTTCACCGGCAAAGAACGGGATAGCGAGAGCGGCTTAGACGAGTTTGGCGCGCGCTACTACTCGTCCTCGATGGGTCGCTTTATGACTCCCGACTGGGCAGCCAAACCAACATCCGTACCCTATGCAAACTTCGGCAATCCGCAGAGCTTGAATCTCTACAGCTACGTTGAGAACAACCCGACAACAACCGGCGATCCTGATGGGCACGGAGAGTGGTACGACCCAAACGGTAGGCACTTGGGCACCGACGGCGTCAACGATGGGCGAGTCGTAATTCAGAACGCAAGTGCGGTGAGCTACAGCTCCGATCATTCGCTTGTCGATGTGGCAGGTAGTGGTATTCCGATGTACGACATCTCGGGCCATGTGGGCAACGCGATTCAAGATTCAGTTAGCAGGACGTTGGGACGGACGGGGTCAGATACACAGGGAGGATTTCATGAAGAGGGATTCACGGTGGACTCAAACGGTGTGCACAATGCTGCGCCCGGCCCAGCTTACAGACCTGGCGATGACGAGGCGCACATAAACCTAACTATCAATTCTGGCACAATAATCATCGAGCACACGCATCCCGCCGGCACAACGGACCCGAGTGTAGTTATGGGAGGCACGCACTTCAACCAAGAGCCCTCCACCATGCACAACGGAAAGCCTGGGGATATTCAGAATGTCAACAAGGACAACGAGGTCGCACCTGGGGCCATGCATATCGTCGCAGGTGCGGGAGACAACACGGTGCGCTTCTATAATCAGAACGGCACGCAGGCAAGGGTCCCGCTGAACGCGTTTCCTAGGTGCGAGAACGGTAACAACTGCCACTAAGGATTCGGAGCACGAAGAACATGAAAGGCATAGTCAGTCTGGTTATTCTTCTGCTCGTG is a window encoding:
- a CDS encoding 2-oxoacid:acceptor oxidoreductase family protein: MAEYEILHEKSPVFYDRYDRKGELQHQTHYCPGCGHGVAHKLIAEAIEQLGLQERTIFVSPVGCSVFAYYYFNTGNVQAAHGRAPAVATGIKRACPGKIVISYQGDGDLAAIGTAEIVHAANRGEKITVFFINNAIYGMTGGQMAPTTMVGQTSTTSPWGRRPSNEGFPLHVSELLATLEAPVYIERVALSDNKNIMRARKAIRKALELQRDNAGFSLVEILSPCPTIWKQDPVEARKFVAEKMIPVFPLGVLRDRKVEIPKIDVPQKSVAEALELTEDASQGPEPHHHGKECTIKVAGFGGQGVLLLGVLLAEMGMREHMEVSWLPSYGPEMRSGSAHCHVCLSQERIGSPLVTHPEVLVAMTEQSLRKFAPAVAPGGLILYNRDSLPEDFVITHARVVCVPASEIADRLGSAKVANVVMLGALLEETECLSPETAMAVIETMVKKPNLVKMNEEALHAGRVYIDHQVRIGAVSQPDGFAY
- a CDS encoding 4Fe-4S dicluster domain-containing protein, coding for MMAAVSRGKVKINIEECKGCGLCVDSCPPKCLSLAAELNAYGAHPAAYAGEGCTGCGICFYCCPEPGAITVYRMPAPARAVEATHAASV
- a CDS encoding response regulator, translating into MRQREVLCIDDDEQSLQVRKILLETFDFHVTTASSAKEGLRYFRSHDVDAVVLDYEMPEMNGGQVARKMKNMRADVPVLILTALPWLPKDAPRECIDVFVTKGGPTADLAHQIEQMMEAAPVTTRGGGSMRVVGAVSGVMVEKMRDLLGKPKPAGSPKPLAQQPARTN
- a CDS encoding gamma-glutamyltransferase family protein, whose protein sequence is MTEKGSYTPHSFVPTTLKPQVMGRRGVVVAGHPLVVEAGMRMLHQGGNAVDAGVATVFAAGVVEQASCGLGGEVPILIKLKGKPVVAVNGTGVAPELATASFYLNLPANDPRRGPFPVMIQGRNGIIPAYGPLSAIVPGMIDGLLVALEEFGTMSFSEVIEPAIELAQGFPADQRLAGTLQQHEPTYSKWKTSERVYKPKGKAVEQGAVWSQPELAKTLQAMADAEKKAKRRKRAAAIDAVRDYFYRGPIAKKIAKYCEEVGCLLRERDINSFRAQVERPLTTSYRGADVYKVSYWSQSPVFLQNLNLLEAFDLRSMGHNSPQYVHTVVEAMKLGYADRDAYYGDPHVSKIPAQLISKEYANVRRGLMNAKLASPDHRVGDPQRMKAEAPAEFAKARLRMRNAEHQDTTCVNVMDQDGNMFSATPSGAWIPAMMAADTGIPLTQRAQAFVLTPGHPNQIGPRKRPRITLTPTLALRNGKPWLAFSTPGGDSQDQTLLQVFLNVMEFGMQPQEAVEAPRFNSVAMYSSFDDHGDNPLGLQVESRFHESTLEELRALGHKLIMQGDWQNSSSPTMIEYDTRSRVIKAGADVRGHRWAAGW
- a CDS encoding ZIP family metal transporter — its product is MKAALVASLLAGLATGLGGVMIALLPRISRRLYDTLLGFSAGVMLAAGSITLLWPALSRKGIVPAALGLLCGALLVYLLELAVPHLEPHFAPQITGRSKQLGILMAAALTLHHVPEGLAIGVAFGSGTKGLGAIVAIAIALQNIPEGLAVAMPLRAAGFSRARAIAWASLSGLTEPLAAAVGVWFASKLDGMLPFGMALAAGAMIFVASDQLIPESHAQSDSKSPSLGLISGFVLLAVLTKIAF
- a CDS encoding 3-methyl-2-oxobutanoate dehydrogenase subunit VorB, which codes for MRHLCKGNVAVVKGAVLAGCRAYYGYPITPASEIAEYAALYIPEVGGTFVQAESEVASINMVYGAASAGVRVMTASSGPGLSLMQEGISYLCGSELPCVIVDVVRGGPGLGNIAPEQSDYFAMVKGGGHGNYHNLVLAPESVQEMADLTMLAFDLADRYRNPVIVMTDGFVGQMMEPIELEEIESTERAKPWAVKGTPETQHNLISSIYLEPDDLEKHERKLEQKYKLAQQLEPRHETYRTDDAEILVVGYGIVSRVLRSAVDEARARGVRAGLFRPITLWPFPSHALLETATRCKTVLTVEMSTGQMVEDVRLAVNGKVPVELYSRIGGNVPSVEEVHARMLECVGAEV